From the genome of uncultured Pseudodesulfovibrio sp., one region includes:
- a CDS encoding response regulator: MRILIVEDEFTSRKLLTALLSDFGECDTASDGVECVDAFRKAFDEGRPYDLVCMDIMMPNKDGHQALKDIRAMEQEAGVSAADEAKVIMITALNDPKTVVRAYYKGGAAAYLPKPIEVESLYAILRNLALID; this comes from the coding sequence ATGCGTATCCTTATAGTAGAAGACGAATTCACCAGTCGCAAGTTGCTGACCGCGCTCCTGTCCGATTTCGGCGAGTGCGATACCGCCTCCGACGGGGTGGAGTGTGTGGACGCCTTCCGCAAGGCCTTTGACGAGGGCCGTCCCTATGACCTTGTCTGCATGGACATCATGATGCCCAACAAGGACGGCCATCAGGCCTTGAAGGACATCCGCGCCATGGAGCAGGAAGCAGGCGTTTCCGCCGCCGACGAAGCCAAGGTCATCATGATCACCGCCCTGAACGATCCCAAAACCGTGGTTCGAGCCTATTACAAGGGCGGCGCCGCGGCCTACCTGCCCAAACCCATCGAGGTGGAGAGCCTGTACGCCATCCTGCGCAATCTAGCCCTCATCGATTGA
- a CDS encoding sterol desaturase family protein gives MTTETLIRLGSFLAILAAMGAAETLWPRRPLSEKKGRRWFANLTTAFLSSILTRALIPILPAAVAAYCAAHGIGLLHVISLPPVPAWIVSVLFLDMAIYWQHVLFHRQQLLWRVHRMHHADLDIDASTGIRFHPIEIFLSMLIKLAVVLTLGPPAGAVILFEILLNGCALFNHANVNIPAGTDRVLRLFMVTPDQHRVHHSTNMREANMNFGFNFPWWDRMFKTYKSQPDLGHEGMSIGLNIFRDREYGKLRRMLAIPFL, from the coding sequence GTGACCACGGAAACTCTGATCCGACTTGGTTCATTTCTGGCCATCCTCGCGGCCATGGGGGCGGCGGAGACTCTGTGGCCCCGCCGGCCGCTGTCCGAGAAAAAAGGACGCCGCTGGTTCGCCAATTTGACCACGGCCTTCCTCTCCTCCATCCTGACCCGAGCCCTGATTCCCATCCTGCCTGCGGCTGTGGCCGCCTATTGCGCGGCCCACGGTATCGGTCTGCTCCATGTCATTTCCTTGCCGCCCGTCCCCGCCTGGATCGTTTCCGTGCTCTTTCTGGACATGGCCATCTACTGGCAGCATGTCCTTTTCCACCGCCAACAATTACTCTGGCGCGTGCACCGCATGCATCACGCGGATCTGGATATCGATGCCTCCACCGGCATCCGCTTCCACCCCATCGAGATCTTCCTGTCCATGCTCATCAAGCTGGCAGTGGTCCTGACCCTGGGCCCGCCCGCCGGAGCCGTGATCCTGTTCGAAATCCTGCTCAACGGCTGCGCCCTGTTCAACCATGCCAACGTAAATATTCCTGCAGGCACTGACAGGGTGCTGCGGCTCTTCATGGTCACCCCGGACCAACATCGGGTGCACCACTCGACCAACATGCGCGAAGCCAACATGAACTTCGGCTTCAACTTCCCGTGGTGGGACCGGATGTTCAAGACCTACAAATCTCAGCCGGATCTCGGCCACGAGGGCATGAGTATCGGCCTGAATATTTTTCGTGACCGGGAGTACGGCAAGTTGCGCCGCATGCTGGCAATCCCGTTTCTCTAG
- a CDS encoding HD domain-containing protein, with protein MSLSEHKFLLKTFAESHLTGQENNDYHIRLKLNHSMRVLDNGLAIIGKEDINGRTGELTAMACLYHDIGRFPQFIRYATFRDANSVNHGRMGILALRNLDLPGGFSDGEWRLIKAAVGLHNAKEVNPRLKGTLAAMVNVTRDADKIDIFSVILEHLSQPHSPDQVVIHRLEEHPTRYTPAVYKAVISGNSCDYGLLRYDKDFLLLLTGWLFSLNYGTSARLLSERGLVSKTFEMLPQNREIDELKGKVLHHLETLGKNRLQE; from the coding sequence ATGTCCCTGTCCGAACACAAGTTTCTGCTCAAGACTTTTGCCGAGAGCCACCTGACCGGCCAGGAAAATAACGACTACCATATCCGCCTCAAGCTCAACCACTCCATGCGGGTCCTGGACAACGGACTCGCCATCATCGGCAAGGAAGACATAAACGGCCGTACCGGGGAACTAACCGCCATGGCCTGCCTCTATCACGACATCGGGCGGTTTCCGCAGTTTATCCGTTACGCGACATTCCGGGACGCGAACTCGGTCAACCACGGGCGCATGGGGATCCTGGCCCTGCGCAACCTCGACCTGCCCGGCGGATTCTCGGACGGTGAGTGGAGACTCATCAAGGCCGCAGTGGGGCTGCACAACGCCAAAGAGGTGAACCCCAGGCTCAAAGGAACGCTGGCCGCCATGGTCAACGTCACCCGCGATGCGGACAAAATAGACATTTTCTCCGTCATTCTCGAGCATCTCTCGCAACCGCACTCCCCCGATCAGGTGGTCATACACCGCCTGGAAGAACACCCCACACGCTACACTCCGGCGGTCTACAAAGCGGTCATATCCGGTAACTCCTGCGACTACGGACTGCTTCGATACGACAAGGATTTCCTGCTGCTTTTGACCGGCTGGCTCTTTTCCCTGAATTACGGGACCTCGGCCCGACTGCTGAGCGAACGCGGCCTGGTGTCCAAAACCTTTGAGATGTTGCCCCAAAACAGGGAAATCGACGAACTCAAGGGAAAGGTCCTCCACCATCTGGAAACCCTGGGCAAAAACCGTCTTCAGGAGTAA
- a CDS encoding SHOCT domain-containing protein, producing the protein MDFSHIPAFLGGFFDFLDSPEWRAWPFNSGYGEHILPAVARLLFVTMIMGVILLFLRLLFGPGGPLRDKELEEEARLETEQERAELQKLFDEGEISEADFKVKMKRLKD; encoded by the coding sequence ATGGACTTTTCGCATATACCCGCCTTTCTCGGAGGCTTCTTCGACTTCTTGGACAGCCCCGAATGGCGGGCCTGGCCCTTCAATTCCGGATATGGAGAGCACATTCTGCCCGCCGTGGCGCGACTGCTCTTCGTTACCATGATCATGGGTGTGATCCTGCTCTTTCTCCGGTTGCTCTTCGGCCCCGGCGGCCCGCTGCGGGACAAGGAGCTTGAGGAGGAAGCCCGCCTCGAGACAGAACAGGAACGGGCCGAACTGCAGAAGCTTTTCGACGAAGGCGAGATCTCCGAAGCGGACTTCAAGGTCAAGATGAAGAGGCTGAAAGACTGA